Proteins from a single region of Carassius carassius chromosome 37, fCarCar2.1, whole genome shotgun sequence:
- the LOC132118534 gene encoding specifically androgen-regulated gene protein-like, translating to MPKSDTWPGGVSIESVSVMDSAGSCESVLSSNSGFSDDSHLSAEERACLLFLEETIESLEVEDDSGLSNDESDCPTNGLKENTAQRTSMYQNRSEELSAHEDPNKVTGKDRKPSQKYLVPPPLLLANGNAKIINKPMETSPRETPVAFIDAPDVFRSSPDLQQPRRTVPEEATSKVASSKKSTGQSVDVVDLPPSFTPEPPVQTSLQSDSKAKDGAPKSLDVKSQSKQEKVSSEVPLEFIPPPSDFMDEPVEKISLAYSPPPPVYNKPPERVPKLPKMESGGSIKPMKVTKSDPECTSSVPLSHNVIENPCNKASLKKAPHVTPLMVAQQSAADKQLMPLPSSEHSSAALKEYRDTKSPPAVAPKPKKLPSNIIFKSHKDPGSTHSLLPQTERAQMDPKKIRMEALKKLGLLKNEEIETGHGVSPSHSPTFKAKTRPQSFCNPTDPIRELSRLSKSPIPDDVHLGDTLKYQDKKRREVSLKNQPTSSYEIKTASLERTRSRMTANPLPKMTNPQRTQVELSPGQLRKSRARPFSAGSAKDFGIGHQVEDSTKSLQAAAVHPGNDGQKLPRSGISVMISPQGKNGENRREALKKLGLLRD from the exons ATGCCAAAAAGTGACACCTGGCCCGGGGGCGTTTCCATTGAATCTGTGTCTGTGATGGACAGTGCAGGAAGCTGTGAGAGTGTGCTCAGCAGTAACTCTGGATTT AGTGATGACAGTCACCTTTCTGCTGAGGAGAGAGCCTGTCTCTTGTTCCTGGAGGAGACCATTGAGTCTCTGGAGGTAGAAGATGACAGCGGTTTGTCTAACGACGAGTCTGATTGCCCAACTAATGGCCTGAAAGAAAACACTGCTCAGCGAACATCCATGTACCAGAACCGATCTGAGG AGCTATCAGCCCATGAGGATCCAAACAAAGTGACTGGAAAAGACCGTAAACCTTCTCAGAAGTACCTTGTGCCACCTCCATTACTCCTTGCCAATGGGAATGCCAAGATAATCAACAAACCAATGGAAACATCGCCCAGGGAAACACCTGTGGCTTTTATTGATGCACCTGATGTGTTTAGATCAAGCCCTGACCTTCAACAACCAAGACGGACCGTTCCAGAAGAAGCTACTTCAAAAGTAGCATCTTCCAAAAAAAGCACTGGACAGTCAGTTGATGTGGTGGACTTGCCACCCTCATTCACACCCGAACCTCCAGTTCAAACAAGTTTACAAAGTGACTCGAAAGCCAAAGATGGTGCACCTAAGAGTTTGGATGTCAAGTCTCAGTCGAAGCAGGAGAAAGTTTCCTCAGAGGTGCCGCTTGAATTCATTCCTCCACCCTCAGACTTCATGGATGAACCAGTGGAGAAAATAAGCCTTGCTTATTCGCCACCGCCTCCTGTTTACAACAAGCCACCGGAAAGGGTTCCCAAACTCCCCAAAATGGAGTCTGGTGGATCCATCAAGCCAATGAAGGTGACCAAATCAGATCCAGAATGCACATCAAGTGTACCATTATCCCACAATGTGATTGAAAACCCATGCAACAAGGCCTCCTTGAAGAAAGCTCCTCACGTGACACCATTGATGGTTGCGCAACAGTCGGCGGCCGACAAACAGCTGATGCCTTTgccatcttcagaacacagttctGCTGCGCTGAAAGAGTACCGCGATACCAAAAGCCCACCTGCTGTGGCACCCAAACCCAAGAAGCTCCCATCGAATATCATCTTCAAAAGCCACAAGGACCCGGGCAGCACACATTCATTACTCCCTCAAACCGAACGAGCTCAGATGGATCCAAAGAAAATCCGAATGGAGGCGTTAAAAAAATTAGGCCTGCTGAAGAACGAAGAGATTGAAACGGGCCACGGCGTGTCTCCTTCTCATTCACCAACGTTCAAAGCTAAAACTCGTCCTCAGTCGTTTTGTAACCCAACAGATCCCATTCGGGAACTATCCAGACTTTCCAAAAGCCCCATACCAGATGACGTGCATCTGGGAGACACACTAAAGTACCAAGATAAGAAAAGGAGGGAAGTTTCACTCAAAAACCAACCGACAAGCTCCTACGAGATCAAAACGGCGTCCCTGGAGCGCACAAGATCTCGAATGACTGCTAACCCTCTGCCAAAGATGACAAACCCTCAAAGGACCCAAGTTGAGTTGTCTCCAGGTCAGTTACGAAAGAGCAGAGCTCGACCTTTTTCTGCAGGGAGCGCCAAGGACTTTGGCATCGGCCATCAAGTTGAAGATTCAACCAAATCGCTCCAAGCGGCTGCAGTTCATCCAGGAAACGACGGGCAAAAGTTGCCTCGCTCCGGAATAAGTGTGATGATCTCTCCACAAGGTAAAAATGGAGAGAACCGAAGGGAAGCCTTGAAGAAACTGGGATTACTCAGGGACTAA